In Odocoileus virginianus isolate 20LAN1187 ecotype Illinois chromosome 23, Ovbor_1.2, whole genome shotgun sequence, one DNA window encodes the following:
- the FBXO7 gene encoding F-box only protein 7 isoform X1: MKLRVRLQKRTWPLEMPEAEPTLGQLRAHLSQALLPTWGYSSDTRFAITLNNKDALTGDEETLASYGIVSGDLICLILEDDIAAPNLPSSTVSEHSSLQNNDQPSLAASSSQSSIQDARLRDSLQGQAAQSEVWNDDSMLGPGQRSEAASAPDVDVEEGAGFCPTEPMLCSESVEGQVPHSLEILYQSADCWNPCDALIVSIHLLMLESGYIPQGTEARAVSMPENWRLGGVYKLQYAHPLCEGGSAALTCVPLGNLIVINATLKINSEVRSVKRLQLLPESFICKEESGKNTGVGCHFPPPGDLPDPGENVAMIYKDLQKLSRLFKDQLVYPLLAFTRQALNLPDVFGLVVLPLELKLRIFRLLDVRSVLSLSAVCRDLYITSNDQLLWRCLYLRDFRDGSVRGRDTDWKELYKKRYKQRKEAQRGRHVMFLPSSPHPIPFYPNPLHPRPFPPSSLLPPGIIGGEYDQRLTLPYVGDPINSLIPGPGETPSQFPPLRPRFDPMGPLPGPNPILPGRGGPSDRFPPRPSRGWPTDSRLPFM; this comes from the exons ATGAAGCTGCGGGTCCGGCTTCAGAAGCGGACCTGGCCGCTGGAGATGCCAGAAGCCGAGCCGACTCTGGGGCAGCTGCGCGCGCACCTGAGCCAGGCCCTGCTGCCCACCTGGGGGTACAG TTCCGATACCCGGTTTGCAATTACACTGAACAACAAGGATGCCCTCACTGGAGATGAAGAGACCTTGGCTTCATATGGGATTGTTTCTGGGGACTTGATATGTTTGATTCTTGAAGATGACATTGCAGCACCTAACTTACCTTCATCCACAGTTTCAGAGCATTCCTCACTCCAGAATAATGACCAACCCTCTTTGGCCGCCAGCTCCAGTCAGTCCAGCATACAGGATGCACGACTGCGTGACTCACTCCAAGGACAGGCAGCCCAATCTGAAGTCTGGAATGATGACAGTATG TTGGGGCCTGGTCAGCGTTCTGAAGCTGCGTCAGCTCCAGATGTGGATGTGGAGGAGGGCGCGGGTTTCTGTCCCacggagcccatgctctgcagcgaATCAGTGGAGGGGCAAGTGCCACATTCGTTGGAGATCCTGTATCAGTCAGCTGACTGCTGGAACCCCTGTGATGCCCTGATAGTATCCATACATCTTCTCATGTTGGAGTCGGGTTACATACCTCAG GGGACTGAAGCCAGAGCCGTGTCCATGCCGGAGAACTGGAGGTTGGGGGGCGTGTATAAGCTGCAGTACGCGCACCCTCTCTGCGAGGGCGGCTCTGCCGCGCTCACCTGTGTGCCTTTGGGAAACCTCATCGTCATAAATG CTACCCTAAAAATCAACAGTGAGGTTAGAAGCGTGAAAAGACTGCAGCTGCTGCCAGAATCTTTTATTTGCAAAGAAGAATCAG gcaagaatactggagtgggttgccattttcctcctccaggggatcttcctgacccag ggGAAAATGTAGCCATGATATACAAAGATCTTCAGAAACTCTCTCGCCTCTTCAAAGACCAGCTGGTGTATCCTCTTCTGGCTTTTACCCGGCAAG cacTGAACCTACCAGATGTATTTGGGTTGGTAGTCCTCCCATTGGAGCTGAAACTGCGGATCTTCCGACTTTTGGATGTTCGTTCTGTTCTGTCCCTGTCTGCAGTTTGTCGTGACCTCTATATTACTTCAAATGATCAACTTCTGTGGAGGTGTTTGTATCTGCGGGATTTTCGAG aTGGTAGTGTCAGAGGTCGAGACACAGATTGGAAAGAA CTGTACAAGAAGAGGtacaaacaaagaaaagaagcccagagagggcGGCATGTGATGTTCTTGCCATCATCACCCCACCCCATTCCATTCTACCCCAACCCCTTGCACCCCAGGCCTTTCCCTCCCAGTTCTCTGCTCCCTCCAGGAATTATCGGTGGTGAATATGATCAAAGACTAACCCTTCCCTATGTTGGGGACCCAATCAATTCACTCATCCCTGGGCCTGGGGAGACACCCAGCCAGTTCCCTCCACTCAGACCACGTTTTGACCCAATGGGCCCACTTCCAGGTCCTAACCCCATCTTGCCAGGGCGAGGTGGCCCCAGTGACAGATTTCCCCCAAGACCCAGCAGGGGTTGGCCAACCGACAGCCGGCTACCATTCATGTGA
- the FBXO7 gene encoding F-box only protein 7 isoform X2 produces the protein MKLRVRLQKRTWPLEMPEAEPTLGQLRAHLSQALLPTWGYSSDTRFAITLNNKDALTGDEETLASYGIVSGDLICLILEDDIAAPNLPSSTVSEHSSLQNNDQPSLAASSSQSSIQDARLRDSLQGQAAQSEVWNDDSMLGPGQRSEAASAPDVDVEEGAGFCPTEPMLCSESVEGQVPHSLEILYQSADCWNPCDALIVSIHLLMLESGYIPQGTEARAVSMPENWRLGGVYKLQYAHPLCEGGSAALTCVPLGNLIVINATLKINSEVRSVKRLQLLPESFICKEESGENVAMIYKDLQKLSRLFKDQLVYPLLAFTRQALNLPDVFGLVVLPLELKLRIFRLLDVRSVLSLSAVCRDLYITSNDQLLWRCLYLRDFRDGSVRGRDTDWKELYKKRYKQRKEAQRGRHVMFLPSSPHPIPFYPNPLHPRPFPPSSLLPPGIIGGEYDQRLTLPYVGDPINSLIPGPGETPSQFPPLRPRFDPMGPLPGPNPILPGRGGPSDRFPPRPSRGWPTDSRLPFM, from the exons ATGAAGCTGCGGGTCCGGCTTCAGAAGCGGACCTGGCCGCTGGAGATGCCAGAAGCCGAGCCGACTCTGGGGCAGCTGCGCGCGCACCTGAGCCAGGCCCTGCTGCCCACCTGGGGGTACAG TTCCGATACCCGGTTTGCAATTACACTGAACAACAAGGATGCCCTCACTGGAGATGAAGAGACCTTGGCTTCATATGGGATTGTTTCTGGGGACTTGATATGTTTGATTCTTGAAGATGACATTGCAGCACCTAACTTACCTTCATCCACAGTTTCAGAGCATTCCTCACTCCAGAATAATGACCAACCCTCTTTGGCCGCCAGCTCCAGTCAGTCCAGCATACAGGATGCACGACTGCGTGACTCACTCCAAGGACAGGCAGCCCAATCTGAAGTCTGGAATGATGACAGTATG TTGGGGCCTGGTCAGCGTTCTGAAGCTGCGTCAGCTCCAGATGTGGATGTGGAGGAGGGCGCGGGTTTCTGTCCCacggagcccatgctctgcagcgaATCAGTGGAGGGGCAAGTGCCACATTCGTTGGAGATCCTGTATCAGTCAGCTGACTGCTGGAACCCCTGTGATGCCCTGATAGTATCCATACATCTTCTCATGTTGGAGTCGGGTTACATACCTCAG GGGACTGAAGCCAGAGCCGTGTCCATGCCGGAGAACTGGAGGTTGGGGGGCGTGTATAAGCTGCAGTACGCGCACCCTCTCTGCGAGGGCGGCTCTGCCGCGCTCACCTGTGTGCCTTTGGGAAACCTCATCGTCATAAATG CTACCCTAAAAATCAACAGTGAGGTTAGAAGCGTGAAAAGACTGCAGCTGCTGCCAGAATCTTTTATTTGCAAAGAAGAATCAG ggGAAAATGTAGCCATGATATACAAAGATCTTCAGAAACTCTCTCGCCTCTTCAAAGACCAGCTGGTGTATCCTCTTCTGGCTTTTACCCGGCAAG cacTGAACCTACCAGATGTATTTGGGTTGGTAGTCCTCCCATTGGAGCTGAAACTGCGGATCTTCCGACTTTTGGATGTTCGTTCTGTTCTGTCCCTGTCTGCAGTTTGTCGTGACCTCTATATTACTTCAAATGATCAACTTCTGTGGAGGTGTTTGTATCTGCGGGATTTTCGAG aTGGTAGTGTCAGAGGTCGAGACACAGATTGGAAAGAA CTGTACAAGAAGAGGtacaaacaaagaaaagaagcccagagagggcGGCATGTGATGTTCTTGCCATCATCACCCCACCCCATTCCATTCTACCCCAACCCCTTGCACCCCAGGCCTTTCCCTCCCAGTTCTCTGCTCCCTCCAGGAATTATCGGTGGTGAATATGATCAAAGACTAACCCTTCCCTATGTTGGGGACCCAATCAATTCACTCATCCCTGGGCCTGGGGAGACACCCAGCCAGTTCCCTCCACTCAGACCACGTTTTGACCCAATGGGCCCACTTCCAGGTCCTAACCCCATCTTGCCAGGGCGAGGTGGCCCCAGTGACAGATTTCCCCCAAGACCCAGCAGGGGTTGGCCAACCGACAGCCGGCTACCATTCATGTGA